ACGGCGTCACTCTTTCTTCGATTCAAGTAACTCCTTCCAATCCGAGTATTCCCTTAGGTGCGAATCAACAATTCATTGCTACGGGGATTTATTCGGATAATTCTACTCAAGATCTGACGAACTCGGTTACTTGGACGGTTTTAGACACTTCCATTGCTACGATTCAAAACGACGGTTTGTCTCAGACGATGGACGTCGGTTCCACCACGGTCTTTGCCACATCGGGATCTAAGATCGGCTCATCTACGTTAACCGTAACATCAGCCTCTCTCGTCTCCATCTCCATTAGTCCGGTAAATTCTTCCGGCGCGAAAGGTCTTCAGACTTCTTTTACCGCGACCGGAATTCTTTCCGATAACACGAGTTTGGATATTACAGATCAAGTCAGTTGGACTTCGACCGATACGAACATTCTTACGATTTCAAACGCTTCCGGCTCTCACGGTTTGGGTTCATCTCTCAATCCGGGAACGGTAACGATCACGGCTTCCATAGGAGGAATCGACGGGTTTACGGATTTCACGGTTACACAAGCGGAACTCGTTTCCATCGCTGTGACTCCGATCCTTTCCTCCAAAGCGAAAGGTCTTACGGAACAATTCTTTGCGACGGGGACTTATACGGACGGTTCAACTCAGGATATTACGAATTCCGTTACATGGACTTCTTCTTCCCCTATCGTCAGTATTTCCAACGTAGTCGGTTCCAACGGTTTTGCACAAACGTTCTCGATCGGCAGCACGGTTATCACCGCCACATCGGGAAGTCTTCATGGCAGCACGACCTTCAACGTCACTTCGGTGATTCTTACTTCCATTCAAGTAACTCCTTCCAATCCTTCTTTGGCAAAGGGTTTGACAAGAATCTTTACTGCCACCGGAATCTATTCGGATTCTTCCAATTTGGACATTACATCTTCCGTTACTTGGTCTTCTTCCAATTCGGTAATTGCTTCTATCTCGAATGCGAGCGGTAGCGAAGGGCTGGCTTATGGAAACGAAATCGGCACTACATCCATTCAAGCAACCTTTGGAAACATCACGAGTTCAGGAGTTACGTTATCCGTAACAGCGGCGGAACTGATTTCCATCGGAATCACTCCTTCTTCCGCCACGAGAGCCAAGGGATTGACTCAGAATTTTACAGCGACCGGTGTGTTCACTGACAATTCGACTCAAGACATCACGGAACAAGTGACTTGGTATTCTTCCGATACAGTCATCGCCCAAATTTCAAACGTCTCGGGAAACAAAGGTTTTACAGACGCTCTTGTTCCGGGCTCCAGCGATATCTCCGCCGCACTGGGTTCAATTTCCAGTCCATCGATTTCCTTTATTGTGACTCCGGCAGAATTGGTTTCTATTTCCGTGACGCCGATCAATCCGTCCGTCGCCAAAGGATTTTCACAACAATTCGATGCGGTCGGAACCTACACGGATAACACGACTCAAAATATAACGAACTCGGTCACTTGGTCTTCTTCCAATGTCTCAAAGGCTCAAGTAAGCAATTCCGCGGGAAGCGAAGGCCTGACTTCTACTCTTAACATTGGAAACGTTTTGATTACGGCGACGTTAGGATCCATTTCGGGTTCTTCGAACTTAACCGTTTCTTCCGCGGTTTTGATTTCCATACAAGTCACTCCGACCAATCCTTCCGTCGCAAAGGGTTTAACAAAACAATTTGCGGCGACGGGAATTTATTCGGACAATTCCACCCAGAGTTTGACCTCGCTCGCAACCTGGTATTCATCCGATCCTTCCAAGGTGTTGATCAGCAACGCTTCCGGTTCGGAAGGTTTGGCTACGACAAATGAATTAGGCAATTCTAATATATTTGCAACATACAATTCGCTTCAGAGTAATGTGACCGTTATAAGCGTGACCCCGGCGGAACTAGTGAGCCTCGTGGTCAGCCCGCCTTCTCCTTCTAAGGCAAAAGGTCTTACTCAACAATTTACCGCTACTGGAATCTATACGGATAGTACGAGTCAGGATCTTACGCAGTTAGCGACTTGGTATTCGTCCAGTCCGAGCGTAGCTCCGATCAGCAATGCTTCCGGAAGTATCGGACTTGCAACCGCTCTTTCTACCGGTTCTTCCGATATCTACGCGGTTTATAATTCTTGGAATAGCAATACGGTAAGTTTTACAGTCAATCCGGCGGCTTTGGTTTCCATTCAAATTAGTCCCATTCATTTGAGCCTCGCAAAAGGATTGAGTCAACAATTCAATGCTCTTGGAATCTATTCGGACGCCTCGTCACAGGATATCACGACTGCCGTTTCTTGGTCTGGCTCCAATCCTTTGTCAGCGAGTATTTCGAACACAATCGGTACGGAAGGAATGGTCAACGCTCTACAAGTGGGAAGCAATACGATCTCTGCGGTTTACGGCTCCATTTCCGCTACGACGGATTTAACGATCACCTCCGCAACGTTATCTTCCATTGCAATCTCTCCCACAAATCCTACGATCAACGCGACGATTACAAAACAGTTTACTGCCGTTGGAACGTATTCCGATGCGAGCGCAGTGGATTTAACCGCCCTGGCCACTTGGTCGAGTTCCAATACTCTTTTGGCAACGGTGAGTAACGCAATCGGATCTCAAGGTCTCGCAACTGGAATCAACGGAGGAAGTTCGACAATCACCGCGACTTACGGTTCCGTTTCCGGAAGTACGACGTTAACGGTAAATGCAATCGATACGACCCCTCCCACGGTCACTTCGGTAGTATCTTTGTCTCCAACTACGATTCGAATCGTATATTCTGAAAATGTAAACAATACCGAAGCGCTCAACGTTGCTAATTACAAAGTAGTAAACAGTGCCTCGTTGACCGGAACTTGTTCTGACAATTCGGACTTTAGTGCAAATTCACAAACGGGCGATTTTTCACTGAGCAATATCAGTGGGAGCGGCAATACCTTTACAATCGCCCTTTCCAGTTCTCAAATCTCGGGAAAAACATACACTCTTGTCGTCAATAAAACCGGAGTGCACGACCTTTCCTTTGTTCCGAATCTTTTGGGTTGCCCGAACAACGCCGATTTTTCCGGTCAGGAACAACTAAAAATTTCAGGAGCCGTTTGTAACACGGTTGGAAGAGTGATTCTTTCCTTTTCCAAGTCCGTTTATTCCGGTGCGGACATCGCAAAGTCGGCGGAGTGTTCGAACTCAACTCAGTGTGCGCTTCGATATAAATTTACCGGAGTTTCCTCTTTAGGCAACGTAACCAGTGCGAAACTTTTAGATGGAACCATTTGCGGAGGAGCGCCTGCCGATTCTTCCAAAGTGTGTCTAACGCATTCTCTTTCTCAGAGCGGAGGTCAATATACCGTGATCGCCGCAAACAATTTAGACGGAGATGGCTTTGACGATACTTCCTGGGGTGCGATTCGCGACGCTTCCGATACCGAGAATCTTCAATCTTCTCCAAAAGACAGAACCAGCTTTATCGGATGCGGAAGTTCCCCCGTAAATTTTACGGATGGTCCGATCGCGAGCAACCCGTTTGCGGATGATTCGTCCTTCGGTTATCTAACCAGTTATAATGGAAGAATCTATATAGGACCCAATACAAACGGAAATCAAGCCGTACGTTTTAACTATGACGGAACTTTACCCGAGTCCGTATCCTTTTCTTTTACAAAGGACACAACTTCTTCGGGAGGATCGAATGTTTCGTCTAACTCAGCTTCGACGAGAGACGGGGGAATCGGAGTTCCTCCTTATGTTACGATCGGTCACACCGGATGTTCCGCGAACAACGCAAATCAAACCACGGGTTGCGGGCCGGATAACGAAGACGGGCGCGGTGTGTTTTCAACGGGATCTTTAGGCGGAATCGAACATATCCTTATGGCGGGTTCGAGATCCTCAGAAAATTTCAACTACTTGTATTATTCTTCCGATACGGATTCAGGTCTCGATTTCAAATACATCGATATGGGGTCGATCACAGGAACCGTAACAGCCGGAACCTCTTCCATCACGGTGATGAACGATCGAATCTATTCCGGTTTTGCAAAAAGAAATCAAAGTACAAACTCGCCAGATTTCGGAAAAATCACATTCAATTCTTCTGATACGTCCAGATGTACGATCGGAAACAATTGTAATGCGAACGACGGCACGAGAGGGGATCGTTTTAGAATCGATAGAATGCCTTATTTCGGAGGAGGTTCTTCCGAAGGAAACAATTCGCATATCAACTGGGCTTACTACGTCGGCATCGATTCCTTGTTTGTTTTTAACGGAAGAATCTACGCCGCGAACGGAGGATTTCCGAATTCTTCACATAACGGAAGTATTATACGTTCCACAAACGGCAACCCGATCCCTTGCGACGACTTGGATAGTTGTTCCAATTGGGCGGACGTAGCTCCGAGAACGGATTCCAAATGGCATAACGGATCCAATAACAATTGGTTTTCTCTTGAACTTACGAAATACTACGATCTGATTCCAGCCGATAAGGCCTTCTCTCAATTTGCGGAATTTAACGGAAAACTTTACGTTACGAGAACGGTTTGTATTACACCTCAGGACAATTCCGGATTACGCGGTTCGGTTCAAACGATCTCCGGTTGTACAAACGGCAATTACAATAACAGAAGACCTCAACTTTGGAAATGTGATCCGACTCTGACAGCAAACAACTCCAATTGTGACGCGGGAGATTGGTCCTTGATCGGAGACGACGGTTCCGGTTTTACGAATTTCGGAAACGTTTCCAATCATAGCATAACGATGGCGGTCCGAAACGGTTCGTATCTCTATATCGGTTTTGACAATGAGAGCGGCGTTCAAATCTGGAGAACCAATATTCAAAATCCGGGATCTTCCTCTTCGAATTGGGAACAAATCGGAGCAAGCGGTTTAGGCGATACGAATAACCGTCAAATTTACTCTTCCATTTCAGGAACGGACGCCGGGGTAAATTATATCTACATAAGCGTGGGCAAAAACAGCCAACCCGTGAGAGTTTACAGACAACAAAACAATTGATATGAAAAAACATTCTAAAATTAGAATATACTCATTCATTCTTATTGTTTCTTTGCTCTCATTTTGCAAAGGAGACGATTCCGAAAGATTATCCTTCCTAAAGAACGAACAAAACGGAATGGTCCGTTTTCAGGCATTTACTCACGGAAAAATAGAAACGAAGGAGAATGAAAAGTATTATGATTTCATTCTCAAGCAGACAGAAAACATACAGGGAGTCTTTCAGATCGATTCTACAAATTCGGAATTAAGAATTCGTTTGATTCGAGTGAATTTCCCGTTCGACACAGAGACAGACTGTACAAATACAAATTCAGGAAACACGTATTCCTGCAAAATAGAAATAAAATCTTTAGAAAAAGCAAGTTATCGACTGACAGTTTTTCGAAATTCTAAAACTGAAGAATCAAGTTTTAATCTTTTTGCCGGAATCTTTGGGAACGGTTATGTCCATATCGAATAAAAGTATTCTACTTAAGATTTTCATAATTCTTTTGATATCCTTTGGATCATCCTTTTGTCAGCACGTCCGGGTTCGTCTGAATCAGGATCCTCCGAAAGAATGTCTTTCCGAAAAAGCTGATAAAAAAAAGTGCAAACACGCTTTGGAAGAAAGAGAAAGACTCAATGCGGAACCTTCTCAGATGTATGTAATCCCTCAAGCTTATTACTATTGGGGTTTGAGTCCTAAAAATTATCCGATCGACGCGACCCATTATTGTTCTAACGGAGTCAAGGAGGCGCATCAATATTCTACGTTTTTTGATTCTCTCTATGAGCAATTGACGATAGGAATTTATTCTCCGAGAACTCTCGTTTTGATTTGTTATAACTGAGGATTGAACATGAAAGTTTTCAAAAGAATTTTAATCGCCCCATTCTTACTTTTTGCTCTTGGATGTCACAATACTACTTTGCAAATTTATCCGAATCAAACTCCGATTATGAATCCGACTCATGAGAAACCGGAAATCACTTATACACAAGGCGGTTATCTGGTAGGAATGATTGAAAATTTCAAAACGCCGGAAGTCCATTGTAAGGAAGGAAAACCTCAGATCTTTATTCAGAGAAATCTAATGGATAGTATTCTTCATTGGACGATCGGCGGAATTTATACGAGAAGGACCGTCCAAGTTTTTTGCCAGAAGTAACGATTTCCGAGAGTGATGATATTGATTCTTGGCTGCATAGGTTCGATCTTTCAGGATGAGAAACGATTCGAAAAGAAGAATTCGGTTCGAAGATAAAGAACTTATATTCGATTCTTAAATTGGAAAATTAAAAAAGAAGAATATAGTGAGATTGAGAATTTAGAAAGGTCTTATTTTTTAAGACCGTATCTTGCTTTTACGACGTTGATTTTCTTTTCCATTTCGGCCCAGAGAGTTTCTTTGTTCGGATGAAAGGAAGCAAAAACTCCTTGACGAATCAAATCCACGATCTCGTCCAAAGAAAAATCCAAAAATCTCCAGAGTTTGAAATATTCGTAGGTAAGATTGACGTTGAAAATTTCAGGATCGTCCGTGTTGATGCTGAGAGGAAGTCCCTGATCGTAGTAATAGCGAACCGGGTGATTTTGTTCTTTTCTTACGTATTTTCCGGTGAACACGTTAGACGTCACACAAATCTCGATCGGAATATGTTTTTCCCTGAGATAACGAACGAGTTCAGGATCTTGGATCGCGGAAGTTCCGTGTCCGATTCTTTCGGCTTTGAGAAGTTCCACCGCTTCCCAGATCGCCCACGGTCCGTCGTCTTCTCCGGAGTGAGCGACAACACGAAGTCCAGCTTCTCTTGCCTTTTGAAAAACTCCCTGATAGTCTCTGGCCGGCCCCATAAGCTCCGCGCCTCCGAGTCCGATCCCGATCACTTCCGGATGTCTGATTTTGAGGACTCGATTGAGATTGTTCATCGCATTCTCAGGTCCGAAGGATCGAGAGACGTCGACTAACAGACGTATGGTGATTCCGTCGGTTTCTTTTTCTTCTCGAATTCTATTTACGAGATAGTCGACCATCTCGTCGAAGTCGAGTCCGTTCTGGATGAACTTAGAAGGGGCAAAGAATACTTCGGTATAGACGATATTGTTCGCCCGCATGTATTCCGCGAGACTTCCCACAAAGTAAGAAAAGTCGGCGGGTTCTTTGACAAGCGATTGGATAAAGAAGAATACTTGGATAAATCCGTTGAGATCTTTGAAGTTGAACTTCGCTTCGAATTCTTCGTCGGTTACGCTGATTCCATTCTTCGCCATGAGTTGTTTCATCGTGTCTTTGTTCACGCAGGCTTCGAGATGAAGATGGATTTCCGTTTTTGGAAGTTCGCGGAGGAAGTTGATTACGTCCTGGTCGTCCGGCTTTTCCTTCGAAAGATCGCCGGAGGGAAAAAGTCCCTTGATCGGAACCGGAGTTTCCTGTGGTACCCCGACTGTAGGAACTCCTAAAATCCAAGAAGGCGGATCCAGAACCTCAAGTTCCATAAGTCCGACGCGTTCGTTTAAGAGTTCGTTGATCTGTTTGTCAAAAGAGATCTGGAGAGAAGAAGAATAAGGGCGGTCTGCGGGGAGTCGGGACTTGAGGCGATTGAGTTCGGTTACATCTCGATCGATGATCCGGATTCTTTCTAAGATCTCTCCAAATGTTAGAGCCACTAAGGCAAAATATATTTCCTACCAAAAGATTTCAATTCTGAATTGAGAACGGGGAGTTCCCGCATTTTTTCCTACGTCAAGATTGAATCGCTGGGAGAGGGAGTTCCTACTTTTTTAAATCTTTCTCGGCTCTTCTTGAGTTCTTCGAAAATTTCCGGGGAGTTCCCGCACTTGTTTCGGTTCAAGAATGATGGCCGCCGACAACCGATTTTTCCGTTGAAAAAATAGGAGTTCCTACTTTCACCGAGATCTTTGAGTTTCGATCGACTTTTCCTAAAAACCTGCGGGGGTTCCCGCATTTCTTCCGTCTCCAAAGCGTCGCTCCGATCTTTCTCAACCCGCAAGGGACATGCAGGGCTTGGTCCGCAAGGACCGAGCGGGACTCCGCGAGCCCGGAATGGCCCGGTCCTGCGAATCTTCTGCGCGAACTCCCCTTTGATTCGATGAATCTTTTCTCTTCGCCCTTATCGCGCAGGATGTGGCCGAAAAATTCGCGGGAGTTCCCGCACTTTTCCGAACCTCGAACCAATTTCGAGCTCAGGAAAAATCAAAATCTGCCGAAGTTTAAGAATGCACCGGGGGTTATGTCCGATATGATCACAGCTCGCAAAAGTTTTCTTCCTTTCGCACTTCCTTCCATCTCGGAAAGAGCGATCGAAGAAGTGTCCTCTGTCCTTCGCTCCGGCTGGATTACCTCCGGGCCCAAAGTCAAAGAATTCGAGGAAGAATTTGCCCGTTACACAGGCGCAGACTACGCACTCGCTCTAAACTCGGCGACCGCCGGTCTTCATCTCGCTCTCGAAGCCATCGGGATGAGCCGCGGAGACGCAGCCATATGCCCGGCCGTCACTTTCACTGCGACCGCCGAAGTAATCTGCTACTTCGACGCGGAGCCGATCCTCACCGACGTAGATCCTATCTTCAACCTCATGACTCCCGAAACTCTCCGTGCGACGATCGAAAGAGAATGCACGTATCAAAACGGATCCCTCCTTCATAAAAAAACGGGCAAAACCGTAAGAGCGATTCTTCCGGTTCATCTCGCGGGTGTGATCTGCGACATGGAAGGAATATTAGAGATCGCTAAAGAATATCATCTTTATGTAATAGAAGACGCGGCCCACGCGTTTCCCGCCGTTCACAAAGAACGAAAGATCGGGACCTTGGGAGACTTTACAGTCTTCAGCTTTTACGCGACAAAGGGAATCACAACGGGAGAAGGTGGAATGGTTACGACCAATCATTCCCATTTTGCGGAAAGAATCAAACTTATGCGTCTTCACGGAATCAACCGCGAAACCTACGATCGTCCGGGTTGGTATTACGAAGTGGTTTCTCCCGGCTTCAAATACAACATGACGGACGTCGCCGCGGCTCTGGGAATCGTTCAACTCTCCGAGGCGGACGATCTCTGGAAAAAAAGAATCGAAATCGCGGAGTTATATAAAAAAGAATTTGCTGATCTTCCCTTTCTTCATCTTCCGCTTTCCGCTCCCGACGGGGAACATTCCTGGCATCTCTTTCGAGTGGAAGTCGATCGTGCATCCTCCAAAATCGACAGGGATATCTTCGCTTCTGAATTAAAAAAACGGAATATAGGTTCGAGCCTTCACTTCATTCCTCTTTTCGAACATCCTTTCTACAGCGCTCGTTACGAATATAAAAAAGAACACTTTCCAAATTCGAACGCGATGTATTCCAGATCTCTCTCCCTTCCCCTTTTCCCGGGAATGAAGGAAGAAGACATTCAGGACGTCATCAAAGCGGTCAAAGAAATCTTTAACGGTATCTAATCCAGATACCGATTGATTTCCAAAGAAAGTTCATCGGGCCTCTCCATGTGGATCGCGTGTTTTGCGCCCGGTATAAATACGAGTTTACTCTTTTTTAAGTAAGAATGGAGTTTCTTAGTCATAGATGCGTCCGTGATCGGATCTTCTTTTCCTGATACGATCAAAGCCGGAATTTTGATCTCTCCTAATTTTTTTCCCAAGAAAATTTCCTCTTCCCTCTCCAAAGTGTTGATCGTCAAAAACTGATTCGGAAGTTCGTTCCAGGATTGTATCAACGCCCTTCTTGCGATTCTTCCGGGCAACTCCGGGGTTTCGTAATAAAGAGCCTCTATGAGTTTCAGCATATCTTCTTCCGTCTTTGGAAACAATAGTTCTTTCATCTCATCCCTCTTCGGATGAGGAATCCCTCCGGGCGCGATCAAAACTAATTTGGAAATTCTTTTCTCCCTGTCTCTTAGCGCGATATGCATCGCGATCAAAGCCCCCATCGAATGACCGCCTAACACCAAATTCTTGAGATCCAACTTACGAATCGCCTCGTAGATCAGATCTCCGAATACATCCACTTGATAGAGATACTTTAGATCGGGTAGTTTACTCTTTCCAAAACCTGGAATATCAGGAATGAGAATTCGATAGTCTTGTCGAATTTTCGGCGCGAGCCTTCGTAACCCCGTCGCGGAATCCAAAAGTCCGTGAATCAAAAGAATCGTTTTCTCTTTCTCGGGATTCTTTTCTAAAAAACAAACGGAGTTCCCACCGGTCTCCACTTCGAGCTCCTGAAAGCCGAGGAGCTCCTTCATGTATTTTCTTTTTTTCCAATTGTAATAAGTGAGAAAGAAACTAAATAATGATTTCATAAAAACCGATTCTTAATTTTAGAATTGTCCTTCGAC
This is a stretch of genomic DNA from Leptospira tipperaryensis. It encodes these proteins:
- a CDS encoding DegT/DnrJ/EryC1/StrS family aminotransferase yields the protein MSDMITARKSFLPFALPSISERAIEEVSSVLRSGWITSGPKVKEFEEEFARYTGADYALALNSATAGLHLALEAIGMSRGDAAICPAVTFTATAEVICYFDAEPILTDVDPIFNLMTPETLRATIERECTYQNGSLLHKKTGKTVRAILPVHLAGVICDMEGILEIAKEYHLYVIEDAAHAFPAVHKERKIGTLGDFTVFSFYATKGITTGEGGMVTTNHSHFAERIKLMRLHGINRETYDRPGWYYEVVSPGFKYNMTDVAAALGIVQLSEADDLWKKRIEIAELYKKEFADLPFLHLPLSAPDGEHSWHLFRVEVDRASSKIDRDIFASELKKRNIGSSLHFIPLFEHPFYSARYEYKKEHFPNSNAMYSRSLSLPLFPGMKEEDIQDVIKAVKEIFNGI
- the add gene encoding adenosine deaminase; translation: MALTFGEILERIRIIDRDVTELNRLKSRLPADRPYSSSLQISFDKQINELLNERVGLMELEVLDPPSWILGVPTVGVPQETPVPIKGLFPSGDLSKEKPDDQDVINFLRELPKTEIHLHLEACVNKDTMKQLMAKNGISVTDEEFEAKFNFKDLNGFIQVFFFIQSLVKEPADFSYFVGSLAEYMRANNIVYTEVFFAPSKFIQNGLDFDEMVDYLVNRIREEKETDGITIRLLVDVSRSFGPENAMNNLNRVLKIRHPEVIGIGLGGAELMGPARDYQGVFQKAREAGLRVVAHSGEDDGPWAIWEAVELLKAERIGHGTSAIQDPELVRYLREKHIPIEICVTSNVFTGKYVRKEQNHPVRYYYDQGLPLSINTDDPEIFNVNLTYEYFKLWRFLDFSLDEIVDLIRQGVFASFHPNKETLWAEMEKKINVVKARYGLKK
- a CDS encoding LIC_10463 family lipoprotein, with amino-acid sequence MVRFQAFTHGKIETKENEKYYDFILKQTENIQGVFQIDSTNSELRIRLIRVNFPFDTETDCTNTNSGNTYSCKIEIKSLEKASYRLTVFRNSKTEESSFNLFAGIFGNGYVHIE
- a CDS encoding Bor/Iss family lipoprotein; protein product: MSISNKSILLKIFIILLISFGSSFCQHVRVRLNQDPPKECLSEKADKKKCKHALEERERLNAEPSQMYVIPQAYYYWGLSPKNYPIDATHYCSNGVKEAHQYSTFFDSLYEQLTIGIYSPRTLVLICYN
- a CDS encoding alpha/beta fold hydrolase — encoded protein: MKELLGFQELEVETGGNSVCFLEKNPEKEKTILLIHGLLDSATGLRRLAPKIRQDYRILIPDIPGFGKSKLPDLKYLYQVDVFGDLIYEAIRKLDLKNLVLGGHSMGALIAMHIALRDREKRISKLVLIAPGGIPHPKRDEMKELLFPKTEEDMLKLIEALYYETPELPGRIARRALIQSWNELPNQFLTINTLEREEEIFLGKKLGEIKIPALIVSGKEDPITDASMTKKLHSYLKKSKLVFIPGAKHAIHMERPDELSLEINRYLD
- a CDS encoding beta strand repeat-containing protein → MKRKVLVLIPLFLFLQSCMAWPLLTGTLGLAVGKKSGGAPLFFLPSGSSESAVTRIELTSQDSSIAKGTSSQLHVTAIFDNGTNRDITSSATIFSSSASVAAIEGNSVRGLSIGSSTLEADYQGFTSRLEITVTPALLNSIQVTSLDSGTLAVGSSRQFSATGIFSDGSNQDLTNDPLTTWSSSNISLISVNASGLATAQASGTVSVRASFGSKQGFLLLTANGVTLSSIQVTPSNPSIPLGANQQFIATGIYSDNSTQDLTNSVTWTVLDTSIATIQNDGLSQTMDVGSTTVFATSGSKIGSSTLTVTSASLVSISISPVNSSGAKGLQTSFTATGILSDNTSLDITDQVSWTSTDTNILTISNASGSHGLGSSLNPGTVTITASIGGIDGFTDFTVTQAELVSIAVTPILSSKAKGLTEQFFATGTYTDGSTQDITNSVTWTSSSPIVSISNVVGSNGFAQTFSIGSTVITATSGSLHGSTTFNVTSVILTSIQVTPSNPSLAKGLTRIFTATGIYSDSSNLDITSSVTWSSSNSVIASISNASGSEGLAYGNEIGTTSIQATFGNITSSGVTLSVTAAELISIGITPSSATRAKGLTQNFTATGVFTDNSTQDITEQVTWYSSDTVIAQISNVSGNKGFTDALVPGSSDISAALGSISSPSISFIVTPAELVSISVTPINPSVAKGFSQQFDAVGTYTDNTTQNITNSVTWSSSNVSKAQVSNSAGSEGLTSTLNIGNVLITATLGSISGSSNLTVSSAVLISIQVTPTNPSVAKGLTKQFAATGIYSDNSTQSLTSLATWYSSDPSKVLISNASGSEGLATTNELGNSNIFATYNSLQSNVTVISVTPAELVSLVVSPPSPSKAKGLTQQFTATGIYTDSTSQDLTQLATWYSSSPSVAPISNASGSIGLATALSTGSSDIYAVYNSWNSNTVSFTVNPAALVSIQISPIHLSLAKGLSQQFNALGIYSDASSQDITTAVSWSGSNPLSASISNTIGTEGMVNALQVGSNTISAVYGSISATTDLTITSATLSSIAISPTNPTINATITKQFTAVGTYSDASAVDLTALATWSSSNTLLATVSNAIGSQGLATGINGGSSTITATYGSVSGSTTLTVNAIDTTPPTVTSVVSLSPTTIRIVYSENVNNTEALNVANYKVVNSASLTGTCSDNSDFSANSQTGDFSLSNISGSGNTFTIALSSSQISGKTYTLVVNKTGVHDLSFVPNLLGCPNNADFSGQEQLKISGAVCNTVGRVILSFSKSVYSGADIAKSAECSNSTQCALRYKFTGVSSLGNVTSAKLLDGTICGGAPADSSKVCLTHSLSQSGGQYTVIAANNLDGDGFDDTSWGAIRDASDTENLQSSPKDRTSFIGCGSSPVNFTDGPIASNPFADDSSFGYLTSYNGRIYIGPNTNGNQAVRFNYDGTLPESVSFSFTKDTTSSGGSNVSSNSASTRDGGIGVPPYVTIGHTGCSANNANQTTGCGPDNEDGRGVFSTGSLGGIEHILMAGSRSSENFNYLYYSSDTDSGLDFKYIDMGSITGTVTAGTSSITVMNDRIYSGFAKRNQSTNSPDFGKITFNSSDTSRCTIGNNCNANDGTRGDRFRIDRMPYFGGGSSEGNNSHINWAYYVGIDSLFVFNGRIYAANGGFPNSSHNGSIIRSTNGNPIPCDDLDSCSNWADVAPRTDSKWHNGSNNNWFSLELTKYYDLIPADKAFSQFAEFNGKLYVTRTVCITPQDNSGLRGSVQTISGCTNGNYNNRRPQLWKCDPTLTANNSNCDAGDWSLIGDDGSGFTNFGNVSNHSITMAVRNGSYLYIGFDNESGVQIWRTNIQNPGSSSSNWEQIGASGLGDTNNRQIYSSISGTDAGVNYIYISVGKNSQPVRVYRQQNN
- a CDS encoding LA_3781 family PerA/PerB upregulated protein, translated to MKVFKRILIAPFLLFALGCHNTTLQIYPNQTPIMNPTHEKPEITYTQGGYLVGMIENFKTPEVHCKEGKPQIFIQRNLMDSILHWTIGGIYTRRTVQVFCQK